Proteins encoded by one window of Agelaius phoeniceus isolate bAgePho1 chromosome 5, bAgePho1.hap1, whole genome shotgun sequence:
- the TMEM121B gene encoding transmembrane protein 121B, producing MHRAASNQRSVSSSSGSFQPPPPPPPPPPPPLPPHAADRQPLFQRGSSSGGSRRGSGSSSGSARARRPRSPRSSAEEEEEEEEEEEEEDSSSISKPLVPPPATPLPAAASPLPSSSSSISSGGGGGSPGRSMTAAELYGAAAAGGGAGGGGAAAGALLGPGGAGGGRRWGFQALSLVLLLGQGALLDLYLIAVTDLYWCSWIATDLVLAAGWGIFFCRNSRARRRERPPPPPGPPPPHPLLLHGPPGGRGAGGRGAGVPPRGGDFAYAHLAWLIYSIAFTPKAALILGTSILELIELRLPLGTTGFRITLALSAPLLYCLLRAIGTEGAGQLLLPPQPPPQHRAAAAFLATCLDLLDSFSLLELVLQPGRPAPLPAPLRYLLIAVYFLCLASPVLWLYELSAARPPGAARLALHLLLPAGLLDAPLLALRCLLLLRYQQPLSLFMLKNLFFLTCRGLEALETCCLLRPAAAPPPAKYGPAAAAPAAAPLAHGLSDVDVGPHGYVNALAVTAQG from the coding sequence ATGCACCGCGCTGCCTCCAACCAGCGCTCGgtctcctcctcctcgggcTCCTtccagccgccgccgccgccgccgccgccgccgccgccgccgctgccgccgcacGCCGCCGACCGGCAGCCCCTCTTCCAGCGGGGCtccagcagcggcggcagccgGCGGGGCTCGGGGTCGAGCTCGGGCTCGGCGCGGGCCCGCCGCCCTCGCAGCCCTCGCAGCAGCGccgaggaagaggaggaggaggaggaggaggaagaggaggaggacagcagcagcatcagcaaGCCCCTGGTGCCGCCGCCCGCCACCCCGctgcccgccgccgcctcgccgctccccagcagcagcagcagcatcagcagcggcggcggcggcgggagcccGGGCCGCAGCATGACGGCGGCGGAGCTGtacggggcggcggcggcgggcggcggggcggggggcggcggggcggcggcgggggcgctgctggggcccggcggggcggggggagggCGGCGCTGGGGCTTCCAGGCGctgtccctggtgctgctgctggggcagggcgCGCTGCTGGACCTCTACCTGATCGCCGTCACCGACCTGTACTGGTGCAGCTGGATCGCCACCGACCTGGTGCTGGCGGCCGGCTGGGGCATCTTCTTCTGCCGCAACAGCCGGGCGCGCCGCCGGGAgcggcccccgccgccccccgggccgccgccgccgcaccCGTTGCTGCTGCACGGCCCccccggcggccgcggggccgggggccgcggggccggggtcCCCCCCCGAGGCGGCGACTTCGCCTACGCGCACCTCGCCTGGCTCATCTACTCCATCGCCTTCACGCCCAAAGCGGCGCTGATCCTGGGCACCTCCATCCTGGAGCTGATCGAGCTGCGCCTGCCGCTGGGCACCACCGGCTTCCGCATCACCCTGGCGCTCTCCGCGCCGCTGCTGTACTGCCTGCTGCGGGCCATCGGCACCGAGGgcgccgggcagctgctcctgccgccgcagccgccgccgcagcaccgcgccgccgccgccttccTCGCCACCTGCCTCGACCTGCTCGACagcttctccctgctggagctggtgctgcagcccGGGCGGCCGGCGCCGCTGCCCGCTCCGCTGCGCTACCTGCTCATCGCCGTCTACTTCCTCTGCCTGGCCTCGCCGGTGCTGTGGCTGTACGAGCTgagcgccgcccgcccgcccggcgccgccCGCCTCGCCCTGCACCTCCTGCTGCCCGCCGGGCTGCTGGACGCGCCGCTGCTGGCGCTGcgctgcctcctgctcctgcgcTACCAGCAGCCGCTGTCCCTCTTCATGCTCAAGAACCTCTTCTTCCTGACCTGCCGCGGCCTGGAGGCGCTGGAGACCTGCTGCCTCctccgccccgccgccgccccgccgcccgccaagtacggcccggccgccgccgcccccgccgccgccccgctgGCCCACGGGCTCTCCGACGTGGACGTGGGTCCCCACGGGTACGTGAACGCCTTGGCGGTCAccgcccagggctga